A single region of the Falco cherrug isolate bFalChe1 unplaced genomic scaffold, bFalChe1.pri scaffold_41, whole genome shotgun sequence genome encodes:
- the LOC129735144 gene encoding maestro heat-like repeat family member 5, translated as MMRRSPRFPSVAWEKDGAPQESRSPPEPHEVCVVQPLVTDASWLPVYTQEKQSVDFIQAFASSPEKEEGQEMKFLESICSLCRTAKHHGLSQGLDIFCHGYELAEKVKELVEQEPRDQLRTAVRQLAMLAIAELSSVQTVLEGKEKSSLHACCLSVLGLPPAEEMEGLDTSLYFRTLNAMDTMLETMVLSSPASRVSKENLQSIFQVLLAFTSSERPAVLERTVGRIRMLSHLLASYSSLEAAQNEDRHASCREILIPVLGQLLGRLLLLVSSGEEKTSRVALDALFSLFLFTRQQKRTTLSEENAQLPAAWEAETTSLCCSPTARDFAMAFAKYLQPSERTDIVLTIIDSLRELNAKKKPLGSSVMDVVMADPHVWLTDVPKIMSCIYESWEYVTMESGQRSMESLLLLMANQCPGDVVTTLLKIAPRGDSTALALWEVMLSTAQTLEKVLKELFIKLQDRQNRLFYTYQEDTCFVRLALLTCTDLEDEEFSPMYKVLRFLRDPSPAVLSLVLRSLMTLSERAEMARKMEVFMPDMMKVLEDGNTNIKMKSLVVSRNVIGHLKTKASPIAIQLMEKLLPLFAAVRLIGEPKPCVQALVGDSYLQGRKSYSASLYQGFGEVRELSISLFRDLMKTVVRKNKRQMKTKVEMGLLPLIFHMSDQIHSVAKVQIPKLSSDVGMKT; from the exons ATGATGAGGAGATCCCCCAGATTCCCCAGTGTAGCCTGGGAGAAGGATGGGgctccccaggagagcaggtcTCCACCGGAGCCCCACGAGGTGTGCGTGGTCCAGCCACTGGTGACTG ATGCCAGCTGGTTGCCTGTGTACACACAGGAGAAGCAAAGCGTGGACTTCATCCAAGCCTTTGCCAGCAGCCCAGAAAAG GAGGAGGGCCAGGAGATGAAGTTTCTTGAGAGcatctgcagcctgtgcagaaCCGCCAAGCACCATGGCTTGTCACAGGGCCTGGATATCTTCTGCCACGGATACGAGCTGGCAGAGAAGGTCAAG GAGCTGGTGGAACAAGAGCCCAGGGACCAGCTGCGCACAGCAGTGCGGCAACTTGCCATGCTTGCCATCGCCGAATTGAG CTCAGTGCAGACGGTGCTGGAgggcaaagagaaaagcagtctACATGCCTGCTGCTTGAGTGTCTTGGGGCTTCCTCCAGCAGAGGAAATGGAGGGACTGGACACTTCCCTCTACTTCAGG ACCCTGAATGCCATGGACACCATGCTGGAGACAATGGTGCTcagctctcctgcctccagAGTCAGCAAGGAGAACTTGCAGAGTATCTTTCAG GTGCTGTTGGCTTTCACCAGCTCTGAGAGACCAGCTGTGCTTGAGAGGACCGTGGGCAGGATTAGGATGCTGAGCCATTTGCTGGCCAGCTATTCCTCGCTGGAG GCTGCTCAAAATGAGGACAGACATGCCTCCTGCAGAGAGATCCTCATCCCAGTCCTCGGGCAGCTGCTTGGACGTCTCCTCCTGCTCGTGTcatctggggaagaaaagaccAGCCGTGTGGCTTTGGAtgcccttttctcccttttcctatTCACCCGCCAGCAAAAAC GCACGACACTGTCAGAGGAGAATGCACAGCTGCCAGCGGCTTGGGAAGCTGAGACCACCTCCTTGTGCTGTTCACCCACTGCCAGAGACTTTGCCATG GCCTTTGCAAAATACCTTCAACCATCTGAGAGGACAGACATCGTCCTCACAATCATTGATAGCCTGAGAGAATTAAATGCCAAGAAAAAGCCGCTGGGCAGCAGTGTGATGGACGTGGTCATGGCAGACCCTCACGTCTGGCTGACAGAT GTGCCAAAGATCATGAGCTGCATCTATGAATCCTGGGAATACGTGACCATGGAGTCAGGCCAGCGTAGCATGGAGTCACTGCTGCTCCTGATGGCTAACCAGTGCCCTGGGGACGTTGTCACCACGCTGCTGAAGATCGCTCCACGAGGAGACAG cactgccctggcacTGTGGGAGGTGATGCTCTCCACAGCCCAGACCTTGGAGAAGGTTCTGAAGGAGCTGTTCATCAAACTCCAGGACCGGCAAAACAGGCTCTTCTACACATACCAGGAGGACACCTGTTTCGTTCGCTTGGCT ctgctgaccTGCACTGATTTGGAGGATGAGGAATTCTCTCCAATGTACAAAGTCTTGAGGTTTCTGAGGGATCCAAGCCCAGCAGTGCTCTCATTGGTGCTCAGGAGCCTCATGACGCTGTCAGAGAGAGCTGAGATG GCAAGAAAAATGGAGGTCTTCATGCCAGACATGATGAAGGTCCTGGAGGACGGCAACACAAATATCAAGATGAAGTCCCTGGTGGTCTCGCGAAACGTCATAGGTCACCTGAAGACAAAGGCCAGCCCCATCGCTATCCAGCTGATGGAGAAGCTCCTGCCCCTCTTTGCTGCGGTAAGGCTGATAGGGGAGCCCAAGCCTTGTGTCCAGGCGCTGGTCGGGGACAGCTACCTACAAGGACGCAAGTCCTACTCTGCTTCTCTCTACCAGGGCTTCGGCGAGGTGAGAGAGCTCTCCATCAGCCTCTTCAGAGACCTAATGAAGACTGTGGTGAGGAAGAACAAGAGGCAGATGAAGACAAAAGTGGAAATGGGCTTGCTCCCTCTCATCTTTCACATGAGTGACCAAATCCACAGCGTGGCCAAGGTACAGATTCCAAAGCTAAGCAGTGATGTAGGGATGAAAACCTGA